A region of Toxorhynchites rutilus septentrionalis strain SRP chromosome 1, ASM2978413v1, whole genome shotgun sequence DNA encodes the following proteins:
- the LOC129763097 gene encoding uncharacterized protein LOC129763097, whose amino-acid sequence MDKLKCFSTLPPFSYADVPLAERRSKWHVWKRGFEICLRASKVTDAIEKKDLLLAQGGFGLQEIFFNIPGADVEEDKNNGIDPYEVAITKLDCYFAPQRHEAHERYLFWAMQPETDEGLEKFLMRVQVHASKCNFGMSATASSGIAVIDKMLQFVPPPLREKLLQDSNLNIEEMIKQVNAHETSRSASDQISGKNILQNTPKATETMQSIRGSCKYCGRSHGPDACPAWNKTCGNCHKKGHFRVVCFNRPVRGPGNFVPSSYPASSSTFASTTGKNSLKRTHVQVSPAAWYSSGRPAQNKIARYARKVHAIDDAEVDNEEVELVEMVSSVHDSEELVWANVGGALIEMQIDSGVQSNIIDDQTWDVMIRNGVHTIGGNQQPDRRFRAYAQKDCLVVTNMFDAEISICDGSKQLETVARFYVVKDGPQPLLGKNTAKQLGVLIVGLPSKQETVQHVDISRPFPSIRGVKIHIPVDMSVEPVAQRFRRLPFATLQRVDDKLKELLSKDIIERG is encoded by the coding sequence ATGGATAAGCTGAAGTGTTTCTCGACCCTACCACCGTTCTCGTACGCGGATGTGCCGCTGGCCGAACGCCGCAGTAAGTGGCATGTCTGGAAAAGAGGGTTTGAAATTTGTCTCCGTGCTTCCAAGGTGACGGATGCCATTGAAAAGAAAGATCTACTGCTTGCTCAAGGTGGGTTCGGTCTTCAGGAGATATTTTTTAACATTCCTGGAGCGGACGTAGAAGAAGACAAAAATAACGGTATCGATCCGTATGAGGTGGCAATCACAAAGCTGGATTGTTATTTTGCACCCCAACGCCATGAAGCGCACGAGCGGTACCTCTTCTGGGCCATGCAACCTGAGACCGACGAGGGTTTGGAAAAGTTTTTAATGAGAGTTCAGGTTCATGCCAGTAAATGCAATTTCGGGATGTCAGCAACCGCAAGCAGTGGCATTGCGGTGATCGACAAGATGCTGCAATTCGTACCTCCGCCGCTGCGGGAAAAACTTCTCCAAGATTCCAACTTGAACATCGAAGAAATGATCAAGCAAGTTAACGCACACGAGACCTCACGATCGGCTAGTGATCAAATCAGTGGTAAAAACATTCTTCAGAATACACCCAAAGCAACGGAAACAATGCAAAGCATTCGGGGATCCTGCAAGTATTGTGGGCGTTCTCATGGGCCAGACGCGTGCCCGGCATGGAATAAAACCTGCGGGAACTGCCACAAAAAAGGACATTTTCGAGTCGTTTGCTTTAATCGTCCTGTCAGGGGACCGGGGAATTTCGTACCATCATCTTATCCGGCATCGTCATCGACCTTCGCGTCAACAACAGGAAAAAATTCACTGAAGAGAACCCACGTTCAAGTTTCTCCGGCTGCTTGGTATTCGAGCGGCAGACCAGCACAAAACAAGATCGCGAGGTATGCGCGGAAGGTACATGCTATCGACGATGCGGAAGTTGACAACGAAGAGGTCGAACTTGTCGAAATGGTATCATCGGTTCATGATTCCGAGGAGTTGGTTTGGGCCAATGTTGGCGGTGCACTAATTGAAATGCAGATCGATTCAGGTGTACAGTCAAACATAATTGACGATCAAACCTGGGATGTGATGATTCGTAATGGAGTACATACAATCGGGGGAAATCAGCAACCAGATCGGAGATTCAGAGCGTATGCACAGAAAGATTGCCTAGTTGTAACCAACATGTTTGACGCAGAAATCTCCATCTGCGATGGGTCGAAGCAACTGGAAACGGTAGCACGTTTCTACGTTGTTAAGGATGGTCCTCAGCCTCTATTGGGGAAGAACACCGCAAAGCAGCTGGGTGTTTTGATAGTTGGGCTTCCGAGTAAACAAGAAACAGTTCAACATGTAGACATTTCGCGACCATTTCCAAGCATCCGTGGCGTGAAAATACATATCCCGGTTGACATGTCAGTAGAGCCTGTCGCCCAACGATTCCGACGATTGCCTTTCGCAACTCTGCAGCGTGTGGATGACAAGTTGAAAGAATTGTTGTCCAAGGACATAATAGAACGAGGATAA